The Candidatus Thiothrix anitrata genome includes the window AATAGCGGTTGTGTTTTCTCAATGCGTTCAGTTAGGGAGCTAGGGAGGCTGAATTTTTCAAGGGATACCGCATCCGCAACCTGTGTGCTTGACTCGTAAGGCATCGTTGCCGGATTCTGGTGTTCTTCAGGAACACGGAAATTGCCGGAATCAATCGCACTCGCTGACCAAGTTTTTGCATAAGTGTATGTGGTCTTGGTTTCTTCACCACCCCAAGCTTTTTCTGGGTTTCGCTGTGTGAGGTTTCCTGCCATTGGTACATCTGCGCTACCCTGCGTAATTGCAAGGCATTAGCAGATACGCCAAACACGGGATCACTCAGCACTGCTGTGGTGTCAGCTTTTCCAGTGAGATGGATCAATTTACCTGAATGAACGGGGTCAACTGCATCCACAGGAACTGAAATGACAGAACCTGCACCTTCCTGAAGTGTTTTATATGCTTTGACCGACCTGCCTTCATTCCAAAACAGCAAAGCCAAAGCGACAACAATCAAGATGATGCCAACTAATATTCCTTTAATTGCACCACCAAGACGGCTAAACCATGATTCAGAAGTGACTTCTGTAAAGTTATTATTTGACATCAAGCCTACCCATTAACTTATTGTTAAACATAAATTTGTTACTGATTGGCATTAATCTTATTCCAGACACCTTCTCTGGCGTTGCAGCTCACCCGTCTTTTTGATTTTGGCAGACTGACCAAAGTCCAAGGTGATTTCTTCGGTTTCCATATCGTTACTAGCAGCATTGATTCCCACCGACAAATAATTTAGTGAAATATTGTCATAGGGGGTTGAGGGTTCACAAGGGTGGTCAGAACCTTGTTCATGCTTAATATCAATCCTTACTTCCCCCAATAGCATGGCAATAATGACAGGATCAACTTGTCCGCTCATTTCTTTTGTAATCAAAAGATTGCCTGCATCCTTAACGTAAGCACCCGGATGACTCCCACCTTCCGAAATACTATCCAACTCACTTTTCGCCATCTCTTGTGTCGAGAACGGTCCTCTGACGACAGCGAACAGGTCTTTTTTCAAATCAGAATACAAATTGGTGTTCAGAACCCAGCCGCCATCAAGGGCAGCCTTTTCTTGCGCTTCTTTTTGAGTATTCAGAGTATGCGTTATGACATAATGGTCGCCTGCCATCACATGACCCGATAACAACAGCAGCACTAGGGCATTCAATAACTTAAACACGGTATTTCCCTTTCAATGAATAGTTTTAAGCCAATATTATTTTTCAGCATCCGGTAAATGCTTTAAGTTGATTGCCCATGAGCCTTGCCCCATGCCAGCAACAGCCACCTCAAATACGCCGCGAATAAAGCGGGCGGAGTGACCTGGATCATAATCAAGCTTACTGAGATCGGCATCAATCGTGTAGGACGTTCCTGTACACATGGGCAGGGTTTCACAATCATCCGTCACGATAAACTCACGTGGATCAGGGAAACCGCTTTCATCGCGTTTCAGGTTTTCATCGTTAATATTATAATAATTTGAAATATCCAGCTTCACGGTTTTGCCATCATTTTTCATCATGAAAGCATTAAACGCCTGCGCTAACGCCAATGATTCCGCCGAGCGTTCATCATCCGTTTTAATTGCCCCGGAAAATGTCGGCATTTCTTCTGCCTGACAAGCCGACATAAGCGGAACCAAGACAAGCATAGTTGCGATACGATGTACTAATTTCATTGCCAATCCTTAAAATAAGTTGCTGTTAATGGTTTGTTTGACGCAGTTAATCCGCAATGTCATTGCGGATAGCTTCACAATCCTGCCCTTTTGCCGCTTGGAATACACTACCGTCAGGTGGTAATCCTGCGCGTTGACCACAAAAATAAGCATGGCAAGCGTTTCCATATTCCGGGTCTGTTGGATCATTACCCCGTAGTGCGGTCAGGCTGACTGTTTGTTGATCGGCTGAGGTCTTGAAATCCAATTCACACTCTGGCGACTTACCATTACCAATATCCGGTAAGTAGGTTGACCAGTTAAACCCCTCTGCGGTACGGCGAGCAATCCCCTGAAGGTACAGCTATGCCCATTGCTGCCTTGAATGCCTAAGCTAAATGTCCGGTGCTCTTGGTCAAGTGGGCTGGTAACTAAGGCATCAGTGACTTGACCGGATGTATCGTCACCATCCAAGCTGGCGGAATGTTGATATTGGTAAATGCCATCGCATGATTTACCTCGCGAGTTTAAACCGACAACAGCATTCTCCAGATCTCGGATGCGGTCAGGGTACAGCTTGAGCAAGCAATCAGCATCACCATCCATGCATTCATAGTTGCGCTTTTCTATCCATTGTTGTTGCTGGCTTTTGTGTTCTGCTGCATTACTTTTATCCAGTGTCCGAAGCTGTTGGTAGGCATACGCCATGATTTCATCGTACTCACTCAAGGAATCATCTTGGCACAGCGTTTTCTCAATAGGAGTGGATGCTTTATCACAATCGAAGCTGGCTGCGTGAGCCATTGAAGTGTGTGCAATGACCAAGGTACTGCAAAATAAGGTTGCTAGTTTCATTGTCGCCTTTTAAATTAATTTTTAAATAAGAAAAAGCCTGAGCCGATTTTAACGGTCGCGATACTGTTATCAGATATTGTCCTATTGCCCTCGTCACAATAGGAGCAGGAAGATTATAAACAATTTCTCAGAATGGATGCAACAATGAAAACATGCCAAATGATTAGACCTAATCTACACATTTTCTGCAAATCTCAGCGTTATGCTTACGGCATTTATAATAACGTTGAGGAGTTCACCGATGATGACAATTTCACTGCCTACACGCCGGGCGCACCTGCCTGTTTTATTACGGTTACATACGGTTAAGCCTGTTGGTTACGCGGCGATTCGCCCAGAGCAACGTGGTGTACGGTTACAACGCTGGCAAGGCCGCTTAGAACGCTTATTTTCAAAGCAAGAATATTGAGAGGAATTGCGAGGTATTGTCCGCTATAATCGGCGACTTCTATAACCTGACAGTTGAAGTAGCCCGTCCATGAGTAGTGCCATGCAGGAACAGTACAGCCCGCAAACGTTAGAACCCCAAGTTCAGCAATTTTGGGATGCTAACCGTACCTTTGAAGTCAAGGAAGACCCTGATAGAGAAAAGTATTACTGCCTTTCGATGTTCCCGTATCCGAGCGGGGTGTTGCACATGGGGCATGTACGTAACTACACCATTGGCGATGTGATTGCACGCTTTCAGCGGATGCGCGGTAAAAACGTGCTGCAACCGATGGGCTGGGATGCGTTTGGTTTGCCTGCGGAAAATGCCGCGATAAAAAACAATACAGCACCAGCGGCTTGGACGTATAAAAATATCGACTACATGCGCATCCAGCTTAAATCAATGGGCTTAGGGATTGATTGGTCACGTGAAATTGCGACCTGTACCCCGGAATATTACCGTTGGGAACAGTGGTTTTTTACCCAGTTGTATGAAAAAGGCTTGGTTTACCGCAAAAAATCCACGGTGAACTGGGATCCGGTGGATCAAACTGTGCTGGCCAATGAACAGGTGATTGATGGGCGCGGCTGGCGTTCCGGGGCATTGATTGAGCAGCGCGAAATTGATCAGTGGTTTCTGAAGATTACCGCCTATGCCGATGAATTATTAGAAGAAATTAATAATATGCCGGGTTGGCCTCAGCAAGTGCGTACCATGCAGGAAAACTGGATTGGGCGTTCTGAAGGGGTTGAGCTGGAATTCGGTTTGCAAGGTTCTGACAGTAAACTGAGTGTGTTTACGACCCGCCCTGATACCTTGATGGGGGTTACTTATGTCGCGGTGGCGGCACAGCACCCTTTGGCGTTGCAAGCAGCAGTGCACAATCCCGATTTGGCGGCGTTTATTGAGGATTGCAAGCAGGTTAAAGTTGCCGAAGCTGATATGGCAACGATGGAAAAGAAAGGTATGGCGACCGGTGAGATGGCGATTCATCCGCTCACGGGTGAAGCTGTGCCGGTGATGGTGGCGAATTTCGTGCTGATGTCTTACGGATCGGGTGCGGTGATGGCAGTTCCGGCGCACGATCAGCGCGACTGGGAGTTTGCACAGGCTTACGGTTTGGCAGTGAAGCAGGTGATTGCGCCGCTTGACGGGCGTGAGGTCGATTTAAGTGCAGCAGCTTTTACCGAAAAAGGAGTGCTGATTGATTCGGGTGAGTTTAGCGGCCTTACTTCAGCCGAAGCTTTTGAAGCCATTGCTAACCACTTGACTGCTAATGCTAAAGGACGGCGACGGGTTAACTTCCGGTTACGTGATTGGGGCGTTTCCCGCCAACGTTATTGGGGTTGCCCGATTCCGATTATTTACTGCGATGATTGTGGCGCAGTGCCTGTCCCCGAAAAAGATTTGCCGGTGGTATTGCCGGAAGATGTAACGTTTGATGAAACTGGCGGTTCACCGATTAAGCGGATGCCGGAGTTTTACCAAACGACCTGCCCGTGCTGCGGCAAGCCTGCGACCCGCGAAACCGATACGTTTGACACGTTCTTTGAATCATCTTGGTATTACGCACGTTATACCTGCCCCGATAGCAACGAGGCGATGCTGGATTCACGCGCTAATTATTGGTTGCCTGTTGACCAGTATATCGGTGGTATTGAACACGCTATTTTGCATTTATTGTATTCGCGCTTTTTCCACAAATTAATGCGTGACGCGGGCATGGTGGAATCAGACGAGCCATTTAATAACT containing:
- a CDS encoding lysozyme inhibitor LprI family protein produces the protein MKLATLFCSTLVIAHTSMAHAASFDCDKASTPIEKTLCQDDSLSEYDEIMAYAYQQLRTLDKSNAAEHKSQQQQWIEKRNYECMDGDADCLLKLYPDRIRDLENAVVGLNSRGKSCDGIYQYQHSASLDGDDTSGQVTDALVTSPLDQEHRTFSLGIQGSNGHSCTFRGLLAVPQRGLTGQPTYRILVMVSRQSVNWISRPQPINKQSA
- the leuS gene encoding leucine--tRNA ligase; translation: MQEQYSPQTLEPQVQQFWDANRTFEVKEDPDREKYYCLSMFPYPSGVLHMGHVRNYTIGDVIARFQRMRGKNVLQPMGWDAFGLPAENAAIKNNTAPAAWTYKNIDYMRIQLKSMGLGIDWSREIATCTPEYYRWEQWFFTQLYEKGLVYRKKSTVNWDPVDQTVLANEQVIDGRGWRSGALIEQREIDQWFLKITAYADELLEEINNMPGWPQQVRTMQENWIGRSEGVELEFGLQGSDSKLSVFTTRPDTLMGVTYVAVAAQHPLALQAAVHNPDLAAFIEDCKQVKVAEADMATMEKKGMATGEMAIHPLTGEAVPVMVANFVLMSYGSGAVMAVPAHDQRDWEFAQAYGLAVKQVIAPLDGREVDLSAAAFTEKGVLIDSGEFSGLTSAEAFEAIANHLTANAKGRRRVNFRLRDWGVSRQRYWGCPIPIIYCDDCGAVPVPEKDLPVVLPEDVTFDETGGSPIKRMPEFYQTTCPCCGKPATRETDTFDTFFESSWYYARYTCPDSNEAMLDSRANYWLPVDQYIGGIEHAILHLLYSRFFHKLMRDAGMVESDEPFNNLLTQGMVLAETFFRDKETGGQDWFSPNAVSVERDDKGRVVGATLLADGQSVQAGGVTKMSKSKNNGVDPQEMIEKFGADTLRLFSMFAAPPDQSMEWSDSGVEGAQRFLRRLWKQVFDHLALGATVALNVSSLDDAQQALRRKVHQTVQKVTDDMARRHTFNTAIAANMELSNDIARFTDESEQGRAVRQEALEKVVLMLAPIIPHICHTLWSALGDNTAVVDASWPEVDSAALVQNTLELIVQVNGKVRGKIQVSAATSEDDIKAAALSNENVCKFLSGVTVQKVIVVKGRLVNIVAN